GAACTCATGGACAGGCGAACAGGACAAACGACCATCGTGCCCGTGGAGAACGTGCGCGAGCGGGTGCTCGGCACGCAGTCGCGCTGACGGGGCTCGTGCAGTAGGCGCATGTGGCCCTCGCGAGAAGGGCCTATTGCCCTGTGTCGGTGTGAAGGGACGACCATTAGGTGAAGTAATTCAACAATCCAGGCAGGTCTTTGACGATGTAAATGGCGCCCGTCAATTCGGATGCGTCGCCAAAGCCGAAGTCACACCCGATAAATGGCATCCCGACTTCGGCTGCGGCATCGCGATCCGTATACCGGTCTCCCACCAAGTACAATTTGGACTCTTGCCCGTAGCGTGCGACGAGTTGACGCAAGATGTCGGCTTTTCGCGTGCCGTGGACCGACTCGAGACAGAGGGGTTCATCAAACAGGTGGCCAATGCCTTGTGTGGCCATCACGGCGTCTAGGTACCGCTCGCCGCAATTGCTGGCGGTGGTGAGGATATAGCCGCGACGATGCAGTTCATGGACGACCTCGCGCGCGTGGGGCAGGAGGATATCCCGATGTCGCATGGCTTCGTCGATGCGCGTGGAGGACAGGTGGAAGGCTGCCATCTGTTCCTCTGCGGTGTGATTCGGCATCAGCGACTGCCAAATTTCTCTGTCCGGGAGTCCAAACGTCTTTAAAATCTGTTCGTCTGTCGGTAAGTCCGCAGGCTTGACGGAGAACTCGGCCATTGCGGATTTGTAGGCGTCTATCGCGATGTCGCCGGTGTTGATGAGGGTGCCGTCGAGATCAAAAATGATAACTGCCACAAGATTTCCTCCACAATTTATCTTTTGGGTGTTCTGTTCACTTTAAATGTACGGTGCGGCCTGCAGGCTATGCATTATTCCTGCGGTGGCCATGCGTTGTGCTCTTTCAGCGAGGTTTCAACGAGTCCTCGAATCCACTCGCTCTTGCTGGTCTTCGTCCCCGTTTGCAGATATTGACGAAGCAGAAACATTTCCAATGCCTTATCTAAATCCTCATCAAAGTACAGGGTGGTGACTTTCCGCTTGATTTTTTTCGGCCGTCCAGGCCGGGGCGGCGAATCCACCTCAATCGCATTTGGCGCGACTGCTTTTGCGATGATGGGCTCAGGCGTCGGCTGAGGTGCGGGCGCAGGTTGGATAAGTTCCTGGTGAACGGTGCGCGACCGGGCTAGCCGCTGTTGCAATTTCTCCTTTAACTCGCTCATAGCCGCTGTAACAACTCCTCGGTAAACTGCTCATACTCCTGGATGGCACGACGCAGTTCGCGGTTTTCAACAAATCCTTGCAAGTTCAAACGTCCGGTCGCGGCTCTGCGGTAGATTCGCTGGGCGAACAAAAGTGGACCATATTCGTCGTCTTCCGCGAGGGTCTCCAACAGCAATTGCGCATCGGCCCGGCGCTTTTCGACCATTGTGGCGAGAATTCCGGCGACTTGGAGGTTTGGGTTCAGTTGTTGCCGAACGTGATACACGGTTTCGAAAAATCGCGGCAGTGCATCGAGACAGAATTTACTAGGTTCAAATAGGGACACGATGTGTGTGGCCGCAGCCATGCCATTGATAGATTGGTCCCCTAAACTCGGTGGACTGTCGATCACGACGAAATCATATGGCCGAACCCGAAGGATTTTCTCCAACGCACCGCGGAGTACAAGACCTGGGTTTTTGCCTGGGTAGTTGCGCTCGAATTCGCGGTACAGCCACCTGGACAGGGTGGCCATGAAATCCTCGCTAGGCATCAAATCAATGCCTTCCGATACTGGATGAACGTAGTTGCTGACTAGTTCTTCGCCGTTTGCTTCGACGCTTTTCATCGCTTCCAGCGCGGTTCTGCCACTGTACTCGTAAATGTCGTCGTGTTCACTCAATAGGTTGGTCAGGTTGCCTTGCGAGTCCAGATCGATTGCTAATACCTTTTGGCCGCGCTTGGCCAATATGTACGCAGTTGCCGCTGCTGTGGTGCTCTTCGCGGCGCCGCCTTTTTGGATGCCGAAGTATAGTACGGTGGTTTTACTTGTCAACAGAGTACGCTCCCTTCGCCCATATTCTAGCATATTTGCGGAGAACGTATATCGATATCTATATCCGTATATATTGATGTATTTCGATATGGTTGTATCGATATATTGTTACGCAGGGTGGAACGCGGGTATTTCCGCCTTTTTTGGAAATTGACGATCCTTTGGGCACATGATACAATACAAAGGAAACAAATCAAGTTTGAGGGGCGCGTACACGGATGAGTACGCTAGTCAATTCAACACGCGACATTGTCTGGCAAAAAGAGATCTTGGAGAGTATCTACGACGGATATTACGAGATGGACCAATCTGCAAACCTCGTGATGTTGAATTCTTCTCTGTGCGAGATTTTACGCGTACCAGAGTGTCAATTAATCGGTAAGGCATATCGAAGACATTTAACCTATTCACAGGCGAAGAGTTTGTATCGTCTGTGGTCATTTGTCTGGCGTACAGGAGCCCCTCGACGGGCGCATGAGTTTCAGTTTACGAGTGGGGATGGACAAGAACTGACGCTTGAGGCGTCGGCGACTTTGGTTCGAAATTCGTTCGGGGCGCCGGTTGGGATGCGTGGCATCATTCGGAACATTACCGACCGCAAACGGGTGGAATGCGCGTTGCGCGAGAGCGAGCGTCGATATCGGTCGCTGTTCGACGAAAACTCTGATCTCGTCGTTCAACTCGACCTCAAAGGCAGAATTGTCGACGTCAATCCGATGACAGAGGAATTTATCGGGTACGACCGAGAGTCGCTGTTGGGTCTACCACTCCAAGTCTTTTTATCCAAGCAGGATATTTATCACTTGTTGCGTGGCTTCGTATACTCACGTGCGGGCGTCATTAAGGAGCTCGAGGTACTGATTCGCCACCGCACAGGTAGACCGATTCGCGTGCGGTTAAAAGTGATTCCAATTCGGGCGGATGACACGGTGACGGGTGTATTTGCGATCTGTCGCGACGTGACTGAAAGGCATGCCACAGTCGAGGCCATTCGCAAACTCAGCATACAGACCAAATCTATTTTGGAATCGGTTGCGGAGGGGATTTGCGGCGTCGATTTACAGGGTCGTGTGATTTTTGTCAATCCGGCTGCGGAACGGATGTCTGGATACGCTGCGGCCAATCTCCACGGGCGAGATTTTTATGAGACGCTCGGGTGCTCGGGCAACAGCCACATCAGGGAGCGCGGGCATCGAAATCCAGTCCAGGAGGCCATGCACAGCGGTCAAACGCGGCACATTGTGGATGTGCAGTTCTGGCGAAAGGACGGTACGCCGTTTCCTGTGGAGTACGTGGTCTCGCCGATTTACGAGGAAGACCAGGTGACCGGTGCTGTGCTCGTGTTTCGGGATATCACGTTGCGGCGGCAGTCGGAAGAGATGCTGCTGCGTTCCGAGAAACTGTCGGTGGTGGGCCAACTTGCGGCGGGCATTGCGCACGAGATAAGAAACCCACTGACGACGTTAAAGGGGTTCTTGCAATTGGTCGCCAAGCAACCGGAGTCAGGTCCCAAGTACGCGGACATTATGAGCACAGAGATCGAACGGATATCGCGCATCACGAATGAGTTGTTGGCTGTGGCCCGGCCCCAGTTTTCCGAGTTTCAGTCGACGCCCGTCGAGCAAATCGTGACGCGGGTATATGACCTCTTCCACTCCGAGGCGCTGATGCAGGGCATTGTCATGGAGATGCATCTGCAGGACGAAGGCGCCATGGTATTGTGCGAAGCGGATAGAATTCATCAGGTGTTAGTCAATCTGATTAAGAACGCGATGGATGCGGTCACTGGCGGCGGAAGAGTTTACCTGTCCACTTGGGTGGACGCGGATAAGGTGTACATCCGTGTGCGGGATACGGGGATTGGGATGGACGCAACGACGCTTGAACACGTCGGCGAACCATTTTATACCACGAAGTCTGGTGGAACCGGTCTTGGTGTGATGGTCTGCCAGCGAATTGTCCAGTCGCATGGCGGGTGTATTGAATGGGATAGCAAGGTGGGTGAAGGGACGACAGTCACGATGAATCTACCGTTACATATGCTTGGGAACCATGCTTGAGTGGCCATTTCGCGATTGCTGGGTTACATTACATAGAATACATGGATAACGTGATGTATATACAGAAGAGGGCCGCGCAGCGCGTGGCCCTCTTCTGTGGAAAAAGATAAATCATGCCAAAAACGGTTGTTGCCTGGCTTTTGCAGCCATCATTGCTCTGTCTTTTTTCTTTTCAACCCTTGACCCCTGACGTGGCCGCACCTATCCGACCCTGGTATGCAACTGGCGTACACCGCCATGCACCTCGCTTTCAGGATGGATACACGTGACCTCCGCGGCACATAGCAAAGGCCACCTGTAATAAACAGGTGGCCGGTTGCACAACTCACTCCCCCAGCTCTTATGTGCCCACGTGACGAGCAGGGATCATCATGTCCACTCTTCCGAATGCTGTTCAGTTGATAAACGTTACTTGAATTATATGGGGAATTTTAGCGAGGCGTCAACTGGTTCTATGAAATATCTGATTTTGCGTAATGACGGTACTTGCTGGTGATCGAAGGGTTTACCCCTTAGGGAACTGCCCTTATAATAAACTGGTAACTCTATGAGCTTTTGGTGGCAGTCTATCTTACTGCCCAATTGATGTAACATTCTGTTTGATTTTGTCGTCTTTTCTTGATAATGGCCAGCACGGTACGACCCCCATGCGGCTTCCTTGTCTCCCAAAGCGCGGACTGAGAACATTAATGGAGGATGAAACATGAACCATTTGCGCCGGCGGTGGGCGGCTGCTGTCGCGGCGTCCACGACCCTTGGGCTCGCTTTGATGAGTCCCTCCGTGTCCGCTGCAACCCCCGCTTCGATGCAAGACCTCACATCACTAGGCACTATCTCAACTACCGTAACAGGTCTGCCAGATTCCACGTTTTCGCAGAATGAAGCGGCCTATCGCCAACCTGTGACCAGCAAAACTGGCTGGCTTGGGTTCAACCACCAGGGTGGACGATATATCACTGTGAAATTCGGACGTTCCGTAGATGTGCGCCATATTGAAATTACGGCGATGCAAAACCAGTCGATGGGCGTCTATTATCCGGATTACGTCCAATTTCAATTCGAGCAGGATGGCACATGGTACTCTGCTGGAAACCGCTATTCTGCCATCCCGCAGAGTGGGCAAAAATCGACGACTCAAACCTACGCATGGGACAGCGACACAGGCATCGAGGCGGACGCCATTCGCCTGTACATCCCCGTTGGTGTTTGGGTGTTCGTCCGCGGTCTTGATGTCAAGGGCAGTACCTCTGCCGTGGGCAGTGCTGCGAATACGCTCGGATACGTGCCCGGCCAGCAGGACGACATCGGACCACTTTCTCCGACATCTGCAAGTGCAGCAGGAATTCACAACATGTTGCTCGTCGAGACGGGAGCGCACGGGGAAGAAGGCACCTGGTCCGCGAGCGATTTCCTGCCGATGGTGGCAGATGTCGATACCTCGGGCAACATTACGAGTTCCCTGTTTGATACGATGTTGTTTCTTCCCTATGGGAACGTGAGCAACACAGTGACAGGACTCACCAACTATATCAACGATTTGTTTGCGCCGAATCAACAGCTTTCCGCGCTCGACCAGGCTGTCGCTCAGCGCGACCAGGCGCTGGGTACGACCGATAAGGAAAAGGTTGTGCTGACGATTCCGTATTTCGGTTATGGTACGCACGATTTCGGTTCGGTGAATGGGCAAGACGTGAACTTCGGTGGTTCCGCTACTGATCCGAATGCGCTAGCGGCCCGCGAGACGGCCATGAAATGGTATTTGCAAACGCTGATGTCAAAATGGCAGGCGGCTGGTTTTCAGCATCTGCAACTCGATGGAATCTATTGGGACGAGGAGCAGTACCACGTCACGACGCCAGGGGAATTCTTCTATCTGCAATATGCGGTTTCGCAAGTGCACCAGTTGAACTTACCTCTATTTTGGATCCCGTTTTATGGTGCCGATAGGACGAACCAATGGCAATCCCTTGGCTTTGATGCGGCGTGGATTCAGCCGAATTATGTGGAGCAGGGCGCCAATGCCGATGTGATTCGCATCAGCAACGCGATGGAGACCGCCAAGCAGAGCGGGATGGGCATTGAAGTTGAGTTGACCGGATTAGACGCCAGCAACCAACAACTGTATGACACCTTTTTGGACAAGTTGAACCTCGAAGGGTTTGGCAAAGACCAGGTCAGTCACGCGTTTTATGACGGATCGAAATTGCTTGTGACGGCCGCCGAATCGACGGATCCTACACAGCGCGCCGCGTATGACGCGACCGCCGCGTTTATCGAAGGAAAGTGAGGGCGCTATGAAGCGATATGTGCTAAGCAGTTCCCTGGGCGTTGTTGTGGCGGCTGGCCTGGCGTTGACACCGATGGTGACGCCGGTCGCCGCCGCGGCCAGTCCGCAATACAAGATGGAGAAAAAGACCATTGTGCTCAATGGCAAGACGATTTCACAACCCTATGGCTTTACATATAACAACACGACCTATATGCCCATTTGGTATGTGGAGCAGGGACTGACACAACTGGGGATTACAAGTTCCTGGAAGAACAACGTGTGGAACCTTCAGGTCCCCTCGACGATGACAGTCGATAAATCGAACATTCAGGTGGGGTCGGGGAAGATTTCACTCGAAATCAACGGCCAGTTGATGCACAAGGTGAACGGGATTGCCGCAGTCGATCCCGCCTCGGGCAAAGCAACCACCTTCATCCCGATTTGGTACACCCAGCAACTGCTCTCGCGCGTCGGCATCACGGCGCCGTGGGACGGTACCACGTGGACGCTGAACGCGCCGACCAAAGTCACGCCACCACCTGCACTGCCAGCGAACGAGGTGCCTGTGTGGCAGGTCTTGCAGCAGGTGGAAAGCGCCTTTGGCATTTCTGCGAAGGCTTCGGGTACCAGTAGTTATAGCGACATTGCCACGACAGACAGCCATTTTGCTGTGGTGCAAACGGCGATTAGCAAACACATCTATACACCGCCGTCGTCGACCCATTCGGGCGCTTATGACGCCATGAGCGTCGGTGGTATAGACCAGGTCTTGTGGAACGCGTATGGGCTGACCGACGCGTCATTTGAGCCAGGCGGCGCTCCGTTTGCCTGGGCGAACGACACTGGGCTGAATCCGTCGGGCGTGCAGACGAGCGACTTGTTGAGTCCGCAGGAATTATCCGAAATCGTGTCGAACATTGCTCATCACCAAACTGGTTTTGTCAAACTTGACGCCGATACCTATCAAGTCGAGTACCCCATTCGTGATGAGGCGACCGCTACCTTTAACGGTGACAGTGCGGGCGGGCAGCCATTCTTCACGTCGAACCAGGACGTTCAAAACGCCATCATCCAAACCTATCAGTTCTTCGACAGTATTCAAGTGACGAACGAGAATGGTACGTGGGTGTTGACCATGCCGAGCGAAGGTGCGACCAGTTGGTTTAGTTACACGACGACGCTGGGTCAAATTCAGTACGAGCGCCCGGGGGATACGACGTGGTCGACGACGGATGTACTCGACAGCCGAGACTTGGGCTTGGCGGCCGATGACAGCATTCGCGTCAAATTGCCTACGTCGTCATCCATTTCGATTTCGATGAACCAAATGCTCCCCGATCTCGGCGGAACAGTGGTCCTAGGCGAAATTCAAGTTGCCGTAGAAAATGGCGCGCTATCCGTACAGCGCATCGATATTAGCTCATGACTGAGAAGCGGGGGTTCATAATTTGTGAAGAAACAGCGTCTGCTCGCCGTGATGATATTGCCAAGCCTTGCCTCGGGGGCAATGCCCATTGTGGCGCATGCTGCAACCACCAGTACTGAACCAGTGTTACAGGTGGGATCGACCGGGGCAGCAGTGGTCACCTTGCAGAACGATTTGAACGCGCTTGGGTTTACCGTCGGACAAGCCGATGGCGATTACGGCCCGTTGACGACGACAGAGGTCAAAGCGTTTCAAACGAGTCACCACCTGACGGCAGACGGCGCGGTGGGGCCACAGACTTGGTCTGCGATAGACGCCGCAATGGCGGCATTTGCGTCGAAGCCGGTCAACCTGAGTGCCAACAGTCCACTCGTCACGCACTTGGAAGCCAAGCAGATTTACTACAATGGAAAGCTGATTACGTCTCCGGACGGCTTTACATATCAAGGCACCACCTACATGCCGATTTGGTATGTGATGAACACGATGGATCAAGTAGGCTTCCAGCACACCTGGTCCAACAACGTTTGGAACATTATCGTGCCGTCCAATAGCGGCTTCAAGGTGGATTACAGTAACATCAAGTACGGCAAAGGCAGCACGTCTATCGCCATCAATGGCACGGTTGTCGATAGAGTGGACGCGGTCATCCACGTTGATCCGGCGTCGGGGCAGCCAACGACCTATCTCCCGATTTGGTACGTCATGGACGCACTCACGCGGGTTGGAATTCAGTCAGGATGGCAGGGCACGACGTGGACCATG
Above is a genomic segment from Alicyclobacillus acidoterrestris containing:
- a CDS encoding HAD family hydrolase; the encoded protein is MAVIIFDLDGTLINTGDIAIDAYKSAMAEFSVKPADLPTDEQILKTFGLPDREIWQSLMPNHTAEEQMAAFHLSSTRIDEAMRHRDILLPHAREVVHELHRRGYILTTASNCGERYLDAVMATQGIGHLFDEPLCLESVHGTRKADILRQLVARYGQESKLYLVGDRYTDRDAAAEVGMPFIGCDFGFGDASELTGAIYIVKDLPGLLNYFT
- a CDS encoding ParA family protein, producing MTSKTTVLYFGIQKGGAAKSTTAAATAYILAKRGQKVLAIDLDSQGNLTNLLSEHDDIYEYSGRTALEAMKSVEANGEELVSNYVHPVSEGIDLMPSEDFMATLSRWLYREFERNYPGKNPGLVLRGALEKILRVRPYDFVVIDSPPSLGDQSINGMAAATHIVSLFEPSKFCLDALPRFFETVYHVRQQLNPNLQVAGILATMVEKRRADAQLLLETLAEDDEYGPLLFAQRIYRRAATGRLNLQGFVENRELRRAIQEYEQFTEELLQRL
- a CDS encoding PAS domain S-box protein, encoding MSTLVNSTRDIVWQKEILESIYDGYYEMDQSANLVMLNSSLCEILRVPECQLIGKAYRRHLTYSQAKSLYRLWSFVWRTGAPRRAHEFQFTSGDGQELTLEASATLVRNSFGAPVGMRGIIRNITDRKRVECALRESERRYRSLFDENSDLVVQLDLKGRIVDVNPMTEEFIGYDRESLLGLPLQVFLSKQDIYHLLRGFVYSRAGVIKELEVLIRHRTGRPIRVRLKVIPIRADDTVTGVFAICRDVTERHATVEAIRKLSIQTKSILESVAEGICGVDLQGRVIFVNPAAERMSGYAAANLHGRDFYETLGCSGNSHIRERGHRNPVQEAMHSGQTRHIVDVQFWRKDGTPFPVEYVVSPIYEEDQVTGAVLVFRDITLRRQSEEMLLRSEKLSVVGQLAAGIAHEIRNPLTTLKGFLQLVAKQPESGPKYADIMSTEIERISRITNELLAVARPQFSEFQSTPVEQIVTRVYDLFHSEALMQGIVMEMHLQDEGAMVLCEADRIHQVLVNLIKNAMDAVTGGGRVYLSTWVDADKVYIRVRDTGIGMDATTLEHVGEPFYTTKSGGTGLGVMVCQRIVQSHGGCIEWDSKVGEGTTVTMNLPLHMLGNHA
- a CDS encoding DUF4855 domain-containing protein, translated to MNHLRRRWAAAVAASTTLGLALMSPSVSAATPASMQDLTSLGTISTTVTGLPDSTFSQNEAAYRQPVTSKTGWLGFNHQGGRYITVKFGRSVDVRHIEITAMQNQSMGVYYPDYVQFQFEQDGTWYSAGNRYSAIPQSGQKSTTQTYAWDSDTGIEADAIRLYIPVGVWVFVRGLDVKGSTSAVGSAANTLGYVPGQQDDIGPLSPTSASAAGIHNMLLVETGAHGEEGTWSASDFLPMVADVDTSGNITSSLFDTMLFLPYGNVSNTVTGLTNYINDLFAPNQQLSALDQAVAQRDQALGTTDKEKVVLTIPYFGYGTHDFGSVNGQDVNFGGSATDPNALAARETAMKWYLQTLMSKWQAAGFQHLQLDGIYWDEEQYHVTTPGEFFYLQYAVSQVHQLNLPLFWIPFYGADRTNQWQSLGFDAAWIQPNYVEQGANADVIRISNAMETAKQSGMGIEVELTGLDASNQQLYDTFLDKLNLEGFGKDQVSHAFYDGSKLLVTAAESTDPTQRAAYDATAAFIEGK